The following coding sequences lie in one Kryptolebias marmoratus isolate JLee-2015 linkage group LG5, ASM164957v2, whole genome shotgun sequence genomic window:
- the zbtb8b gene encoding zinc finger and BTB domain-containing protein 8B, which produces MEVPCYPPKLLFELNEQRKRDFFCDCSILVEGRVFKAHRNVLFAGSGYFRALLVHYLQESGQRYCTASLDIVTADAFSIILDFLYSGRLALNSSNVIEVMSAASYLQMTDLVNFCKDYIRSSLEICNKEKERSPEKEDQAEDRAVGPADSGTGAACGAAGGAKTDSQAAEVDGESDLGPETVTSARTPLSIVVTTPPGSSKDTDSAYSSREGFPSGSEGQKGHMDQTNLSSSSSSALTPELVNPKIEYDPDEELVESSDTKELTPYPGPSLHGAHHSRLLPTSLFPSNERSMSGYGTSFNARQLMEMLARGEAPRGPSPLGDRGQRFTQGLGSGAGGGRMEESLGFVGSSIMEIQPDWLGEDTGDSLVVPVKLHKCPFCPYTAKQKGIMKRHIRCHTGERPFPCPMCGKRFTRQEHLRSHALSVHRHYWPVSCKSCRRTFTGSSVSPGLRRFGICDGCNCVTTTHDDSAPGHAAGAPEPMGRADSGTDWSTFMDDVDEVEVGRVEDLVEKQMLDRQLATCSDVSHTL; this is translated from the exons ATGGAGGTGCCTTGTTATCCTCCCAAGCTGCTGTTCGAGCTCAACGAGCAGCGGAAGAGAGACTTCTTCTGTGACTGCAGCATCCTCGTGGAGGGCCGTGTGTTCAAAGCCCACCGGAACGTCCTGTTTGCTGGAAGCGGCTACTTCCGGGCCCTTCTGGTCCACTACCTGCAG GAGAGCGGACAGCGCTACTGCACGGCCTCGTTGGACATCGTCACGGCCGATGCCTTCTCTATCATCCTGGACTTCCTGTACTCCGGCCGCCTGGCCCTGAACAGCAGCAACGTCATCGAGGTGATGTCCGCCGCCAGCTACCTGCAGATGACGGATCTGGTGAACTTCTGCAAGGACTACATCCGCTCGTCCCTGGAGATCTGCAAcaaggagaaggagaggagccCGGAGAAGGAGGACCAGGCGGAGGACAGAGCCGTGGGTCCCGCGGACAGCGGGACGGGAGCCGCCTGCGGTGCTGCGGGTGGCGCAAAGACCGACTCTCAGGCGGCAGAGGTGGACGGAGAGTCGGATTTAGGGCCGGAGACTGTGACCTCAGCTCGGACGCCATTATCTATTGTGGTCACCACGCCGCCGGGCTCCAGCAAAGACACGGACAGTGCCTACTCGTCTAGGGAGGGGTTTCCGTCTGGGAGTGAAGGACAAAAGGGACACATGGATCAGACTAATCTCTCATCCTCCTCGTCCTCCGCTCTGACTCCAGAGCTGGTGAACCCTAAAATCGAGTATGACCCCGACGAGGAACTTGTGGAGTCTTCGGACACCAAAGAGCTCACGCCGTACCCCGGGCCTTCTCTGCACGGCGCCCATCACAGCAGGTTGCTCCCCACGAGCCTTTTCCCCTCCAACGAGCGCTCCATGTCAGGATACGGCACCTCCTTCAACGCCAGGCAGCTGATGGAGATGCTGGCCAGAGGCGAAGCCCCCAGAGGCCCCAGTCCTTTGGGGGACCGGGGACAGCGCTTCACCCAGGGGCTGGGCAGCGGCGCCGGAGGTGGAAGGATGGAGGAAAGCTTAGGGTTTGTGGGATCGTCTATCATGGAGATCCAGCCCGACTGGCTCGGGGAGGACACAG GTGACAGCTTGGTAGTGCCGGTGAAGCTCCACAAGTGTCCTTTCTGCCCGTACACCGCCAAGCAGAAAGGGATCATGAAGAGACACATCCGGTGCCACACCGGAGAGAGGCCCTTCCCCTGCCCCATGTGTGGCAAGAGGTTCACCCGACAGGAGCACCTTCGTTCTCACGCTCTCAGT GTGCACCGACATTACTGGCCGGTTTCCTGCAAGAGCTGCAGGCGGACCTTCACGGGCTCCAGCGTCTCGCCGGGGCTGCGGCGCTTTGGGATCTGCGACGGCTGCAACTGCGTGACCACCACCCACGACGACTCGGCCCCAGGCCACGCCGCCGGCGCGCCGGAGCCCATGGGGCGCGCGGACAGCGGCACGGACTGGTCTACGTTCATGGACGACGTGGACGAGGTGGAGGTCGGCCGGGTGGAGGACCTGGTGGAGAAGCAGATGCTGGACAGACAGCTGGCCACGTGCAGTGATGTAAGCCACACGCTGTGA